The nucleotide sequence GGCCAAGATATGCGCCTTCCGCTTTCCCATGAAGATTCCAACGATTTAGAAGAAAGGGGAAGAGGGCCCTCATTCTTTGCCCAGCAGGGTTTGTGAGGCGACCTATTAGAGTGAGGGAGTTCTCTTCAATCAGGTCAGCTGTGTCAAGGTCCGGGGCTCGAATTCTCTTTCTAGGGGGTGATGAGAAGCCTCGAATGGGTTCCTTTCCTTTGAGATGGTATGGGATACGGTTCGACATGTTGTTTTTGCTCAGGATTGAGGGGTGAATGGCAGGAAAGAGTCAGAGCGGGGGAGaaagtttgtttttgaaaaaacgGAGGGCTTTAAAGGTTTCGAAAGGACTGTTGTGGGGGAGTAAATGCAGTGGAGAGTCACAGTAAGCTCCGATTAAGCTCTAAACCAACCTCGAAAGTTAAGATTTGCTTTGATGGAGAGATTTGAAAAGTTTGGAAGTTGAACGCACACTTTAACCGTTAGGACCGGCGGGTAAAGAAGTTACTTTATTCTTACTGGTGGAAAGGAGTGGGTAAGATCTGGACAATAGACTTCCTCATGGCTCCTCGGGGAGTGTGCCTGGGAGAGAAATTACTAAGATTCAGATCTTTGCATATGTAACATGCAATTTTCATTATATGAgttgatatattatataaataagacttataacCCGAAAGAGAGGGTTGTCAGTTATCAACGGTTATTAAATCTAGAATGAGAGAGCTTTGAACTGATATTaactatttttctaaaataacaatGTTGGATTATTTAGACCATTATACTACtacctctgtttcacaaagagtgtcattctggaagttttctttgtttcacaaagactgtcactttgtatttttaatgtgatttttaaCATCAAAATTTCTAATTTACCTTTAACCCAAagctttttctattaaatttcaataataaattactcattaaataagggcatatatgcataattcaagtttttcttaatttgtgtgtaactggtcaaaatgacactctttgtaaaacagagggagtataaacttaattttagctttcatttttttcttttttcgtgtGGGTTACTGAGGCGGAAAAGGTTTGGTCTGTTTATTAGCTTAACAAGTAGAATTGGTCAATCTTTAAAGAAGTAAAATTATAAAGGACTGTCTATTAGAGttataaggaaaaatcaaaccttaaaaCTATCATTTTATCAATGTTGTGATGTGTTGTATGACGTATGTAGATATAGggttttaaattacaaaatgacAACTATTGAATGAAAGAATTTTCATGTGATGGATTATTATTCAAAGCAGAATGAAATCTCACAAGCTGTCAAGGTATATTCAGTTGTTACACACAACatgcaaaaagaataaaagaattaAACTAATTGAGTGGACAATGACAAGTTTATATGtaacttaatttaaaaaaaaattcaagaattttATGTGTATTggatgatatatcatggtttttatggtttttaaccatgatataaatgtgttttttgagtttttgatttgttttctaaattgtttttaaGTCTTTATAGGATTAGGTACTCATTGACATAGATGAAACATAATGGAACTAAATaggatgatttggagcataatcaaagcattaAGGCTGATCTACGAAGGTGGGAGACGAGTTCAAGAGAatacatcgaccgatgcaaccacatcatcgatcgatgcagttcCCAAAAGCcgaatcggaagttttcccacaagctttagaagatttacaaaagttACCCAAGCTTTCcatatttgcaattaaggcccaagacgtGTTTCACagtatatataggatttttatggtcattgtttagacctaaattttattctagcaagtttgaTTCTAGCAGCTTTAGCTTTttgagagatattgagagcttttgggagagacagatttgatttcatctgtagagagaagatttttAAACTCTCTTCTTACTACTtgatatctattgcttattattcagaaaagatgttttattcttcattgaatatgtctgagtagtttgcatGTTAGGTTCAAGGtttttcacataatttttttatggtttattatatctgttatttttaggattcattatcttttgtGATCTTCATCagaggttgttcttcatattaattcttgactgatcacctagaattaataacataggaaaataaattgatatgagaatataattgattttcttgataaaaccttttggtgagcaaaattacttcttgcaaagagatttgatttagtaattttgtgaacacagtgagaactgatttattttacaaaagagtttagagttctagatctgattttaaatTGCTTAAatcctattaatttattgatttaataatctgtaatttcttgagaaattccctaggcctagctctttgatcctatgaatttacaacaatttctaattctgttttgcattgtttttaatttaatattttgatttagcataaataaaatattaataattctattgtgtgatctaaaAGTTTCTGTGGATTCGACTCTTAGAATATTACAACTGCAAAACTGTTattaccattagggtattataatttgagcatatcactgGAACTCGATCAttgttattttttggttatgcaAAACCCATGTGATTTAGCAGAATAAGGGTGGCTAAGAGTGAAATTGTTCCATGTAAATCGATTAACAACACTGGCTTTAGGATTACTATGGTTTATCTCACTATTTGATTAAAATAcgattttcttttgtgtgtacGAATTATAAATAACTAGAAAGGTTTGAAAATTTGTTAGAGGGAAGGTGTCTACGAAAAGTTTGATGTGGATATGTTCGAGCATTATGTGTTATATTATCGAATAAAAcagatatgaaaaaaaaaaaaaaaaatctctcttgcTCCTCTCAAAATTTTTCTAAGTATATGAAGAAATAGGTTACTTCACTGAtgtatacattatttttcatcaAATCAGAACAGTTTTGGCTAAAACTATCTCCAACTTTTGTTGAGCGAATATATACGTCATGGACTCATGGTCCAAACTAGTGCTCCAATTTTAGAGTGAAGGGGAGAGAGGCTCTGACGTAAATTTATGGCCCCCATTATTTGATCCTTCCACGTTGTCTTTGTGGTAAAAGTAAAACTATCTCAGAACTGCGCAAATGTACACCAATTGTCTCGtaagatataaatatttttatcttgtgaaacatatttggttttttatttaaaaggatGAAATATATCCCATCGAACTTAGGTTGAACCAAAACACTTTCCGGTTCCTTGGCTTTCACTAAAAAGCTGGTTTGATATGTATCTTTTACTAAGTACCATTCTGCTCTATATTTTCATACTAAATTAAATCTATATAGTGATATTagtaaaatttatgaaaaaacaagaaattaaaatggAACAGTcttgataataaaattaaaggTTATGTTTGAGACTCCATACTTGTAatatgttcttttcttttcttctttttaatttactgttttttttttgtcaaaatttaatttattgtccAAAATATTGAAATGGGAGTACTTCCAGTATAACACTTATAATACTTTTGCGACGGACCAttcaaaaattcaataaaaagaaaaaaatcatgcGGCTTAAGAACAATTAGCATATTTCAATTGTTTCTGGCGATAGCGATAGACTTCCATGATTTATGATTAGATTTGTTCCGGCGAGAGGCAAAGAAAAGGAGTACTAAATTTGTTCCAATAGAATTTTAAACTTTGAAGTAAAGAAAAGTCCTAGgttcagatttatttttatgtagttggtcacatttaaaaaatagaataagaGATCGGATACGATTGTTATTTCTGAACGAATATAATACACCTTATTTCATTGATAAAACTTGTAAGAAATTACAACAAGTAGATAATGATATAATCAAAAGAGGAgttttaaaacaagaaacaaatgaaGTTATGATAAGAATCTCAATTTGAAATGTGTTATCTCTAGGCACATTGGAAACCAGATGGAACCTTCTTGCCACAATGGTTTAGGACAAGACTCAATGAAATGGGAACATTAAGGTTGATACCAAGAAGATTAGCCTTTAGGGCAGTACAAAGACAGACGGCGGCTTCAAGATCAACTAGACCATTGATGAGGGCGCAACATTGGGAGGTTGGTGGTAGAGAAACCTTAACCAAATCCAACACATTAGCACACACCTTGAGTTTAAGAGCGTCTTTACATGTGGCTTTGTGGGGAGACGATGGTGAGGGCTTCTTGGGGTAGCTCTTGGACGGTGGTGGTGGACAAGGGACGGAAGTCGAGCTGGCTAAAGTTAAGAAGATGACATTGAAGAGGAGGAGTAGAGCAATCTTAGAATAAGCCATTGATGAAAAAGCAAAGTTTCaataagaatattttaaaaggtaCAAGAAAACCCTTAATTAAaacctttctttctttatcaAGCTTGTGATGTGTTGT is from Camelina sativa cultivar DH55 chromosome 20, Cs, whole genome shotgun sequence and encodes:
- the LOC104771959 gene encoding 14 kDa proline-rich protein DC2.15-like, whose translation is MAYSKIALLLLFNVIFLTLASSTSVPCPPPPSKSYPKKPSPSSPHKATCKDALKLKVCANVLDLVKVSLPPTSQCCALINGLVDLEAAVCLCTALKANLLGINLNVPISLSLVLNHCGKKVPSGFQCA